CAGGCACCACCAGGAGACAGGGGCCACCAGAAGACAGGCACCACCAGGAGACAGGCACCACCAGGAGACAGGCACCACCAGGAGACAGGCGCCACCAGGAGACAGGCACCACCAGGAGACAGGCACCACCAGGAGACAGGCACCACCAGGAGACAGGGGCCACCAGGAGACAGGGACCACCAGGAGACAGGCACCACCAGGAGACAGGTGCCAGAGTGTGTTGTGGCAACCCGTCCTTCTAAAATTCACCAACGTCAAGAATCAGTCgtattaaagtgcccttatcctaacctaccagaggacccaaaacagaaaacggaacaatatgtcaatttcgccagccgcttccattttctagtacgataattttttgcccttaggttgattaaacgtcaaaatacgacgtgttATTAGGAGTACaggttcattattattatttattattattattttttttttgtaaaataatGTTGCTCCAAGGtcgttgtcattgtattcatcatTGTCATTGTATTTATCGTCATCATTCTTGCTCTCATCTTTGCCCTAGGTTGCATTTTTCCATTCCTGTCttcgtccgtgtgtgtgtgtgtgtgtgtgtgtgtgtgtgtgtgtgtgtgtgtgtgtgtgtgtgtgtgtgcgtgcgtgtgtgtgtgtgtgtgtgtgtgtgtgtgtgtgtgtgtgtgtgtgtgtgtgtgtgtgtgtgtccttcctGACATCTGGTGCCTGTCATTACCAAGCGAGGGGCGCCCCCAGTCTTttgttttactctctctctctctctctctctctctctctctctctctctctctctctctctctctctctctctctctctctctctctctctctctctctctctctctctctctctccttccccctccatcttcctgtactcttTTCGTGTTTTTTTCACTTGTCTTTGTTCTCTGTTTTTCTATTCATCCATTCTTTCTCTTTACCACTGCTCGCCCCTTCCACTCCCCCCTCTTCTCATTGCCTCCGTCTCCAGTTCCCCTTTCTGTACTTTGATCTTTATTTCTTCCATTATTTTAGCTTTCACTGGGTCTTTATCTATCTTCCTCTGGTCTTATCTTCAGTTCATCTGTCCCTCGATTCTTTGCACTTCCGCTATCTCCTTTTGTATGCGTCTCTCTCCTTACCCCTCTCCgcccctccttctcttcccctcttTCTCTTCGCCCCTCTTTacatctcattctctctctctctctctctctctctctcccctcagccTCCGGGTCTGCTTCTAATTCTGCGCTTTCAAGTGCTTTCACCGCGAGGGGAGCTGTCCCAGGCCCCAGCATGCCgatacttgagagagagagagagagagagagagagagagagagagagagagagagagagagagagagaaagagagagagagagggagagagggagagagggagagggagagagggagagagggagagggagagagagggagagggagagagagggagagagagagagagagagagagagagagagagagagagagagagagagagagagagagggagagagggagagagggagagagggagagagggagagagggagagggagagagagggagagagagagagagagagagagagagagagagagagagagagagagagagagagagagagagagagagagagagagagagagagagagagagagagagagagggggagagagagagagagagggggggggggagtgaaaggTATGTTTCAAGCCGACTGCGTAAGGACAGGGCGATAAGTTCTGCGTATCCAGTCATTGCGAGAGGCTATGTACACACACGGTATGCTAACGCGAGCGAGGGGTTACGTGGCTACTTGTACACTAGGCTATATACAGgagtcatcaagcatttacgaaacctgtgcatctttcctaaATCATGGTGGCTTTGCATTTATtgaatagtttattgcctccgaaGCACTTCGAGGTTTTAAAAGGGCTTGCACTCTTTCCCTTCCTCACTGACTCGTTGAGTTTCTTCATCATGGCGATGttcgatgaccagaccacacactagaaggtgaagggacgacgacggaccattctcaagtccattgtgagaatggtcgacttgagaatggtccaggacggaccgaaacgtcgtcgtcccttcacattctagtgtgtggtctggtcatcgtactttagccacgttattgtgactcatcgtctgcatatggcGATGTTCCTTATTGCATTGTCATTCACCTCATGCATAGTGTTCCTGAGGGAAGTGCTGCGGGTTATTCTCCACAGCTCCGATCCTGaaccacctcccacagcaagtCTTATTGCTGTGGGAGGTGAAATGACAAGCCTCACTCCTGAAAGACTTGCTTTTCACCCTCTTGATTGTTGCAGTTTCACTACAGCCACAATCACCATTGCAACATCAACCGCAGCAACATTCACCACAGCAACAGTCACTACAGCAACAGTCACCACAGCAACAATCACCACAGCAACAATCACCACAGCAACGATTACTACAGCAACAGTCACCGCAGCAACATTCACCACAGCAACAGTCACCACAGCAACATTCACCACAGCAACAGTCACCACAGCAACATTCACCGCAGCAACAGTCACCACAGCAACAGTCACCACAGCAACAGTCACCGCAGCAACAGTCACCACAGCAACATTCACCACAGCAACATTCACCACAGCAACAGTCACCACAGCAACAGTCACCACAGCAACATTCACCACAGCAACAGTCACCACAGCAACATTCACCACAGCAACAGTCACCACAGCAACATTCACCACAGCAACATTCACCACAGCAACATTCACCACAGTAACAGTCACCGCAGCAACAGTCACCACAGCAACAGTCACCACAGCAACAGTCACCGCAGCAACAGTCACCGCAGCAACAGTCACCACAGCAACAGTCACCGCAGCAACAGTCACCACAGCAACAGTCACCACAGCCACAATCACCATTGCAACATCAACCGCAGCAACATTCACCACAGCAACAGTCACCACAGCAACAGTCACCACAGCAACAGTCACCACAGCAACAGTCACCGCAGCAACAGTCACCACAGCAACAGTCACCACAGCAACAGTCACCGCAGCAACAGTCACCACAGCAACAGTCACCACAGCAACAGTCACCACAGCAACAGTCACCGCAGCAACAGTCACCACAGCAACAGTCACCACAGCAACGATTACTACAGCAacctttaccacagcaattttcaCTACAGAAACTTTCACGAAACATCAAGAAGCACATTATAATCATTAATCCCTGATGCTTCCTGCACCTTCCAATCATGGTGTGCGgggggagtgttgtacagtgaagatagtgcatGGCGTGCACAAAAGCGAAGTCTACGGTGAAGTTGGCGCCTGACGCCAGCCGGCTGGAACACAATACCTAGCGTGGCCACTAACACCAAGATCGTGAGAGAAAGTGAACGCAACCAAATAATCACTGTAGCAATTTAGCTACAGTGATTAATTACAGCCGGTGACGACGTCGTGGCCCCGATACAAAGTGGGAAGAGCCGGGTCTTCAAGCGACGTATTTCACCCCACACACTACTTTGTAACCGACTTTGTAACGGTGGTGTAACCTCACTCTACGTAACATAGCTACACGGATGCTAGGTATGATGAAGGTGTCCCATAGCATTCATCATTCCTTTCTAAAACTGCTTTATATATATCTGCATGATACTTCCAACGAAACTTATTTAGTAGTCTGAGACTAAGCAAGCGTTTTAAACGCTTTAATTATGTTGGGGGTAAAATATTGTCTCGAGTGTGTAAGGCGTAATTAGTCAGAAGACTGATTACCTGAGGAGGTGCGCGCTGCGCTCGTTAATTACCGGTCCCATAGTGGAGTGTCGACCAGTTCGGCGGCCGGCGGGCCGGGAGAGTTTCACCCGGAAAATGAGAGCTCACCCTCATTTTCTGAGTGAGAGGACTGGTGAGAGTGTGAGTCTGAGGCTGTCCTTGTGAGTGCATGTGGCAGGTCAGTCAGCAGCCCGAGTGCAGTTGAGTGCATGTGACAGGAGGACCCAAGAGAGCAGACGACACTGAAGATCACAATCCTGATGTTAAGCGCAGTATATAATAAATGATTTTACGCTTGaactggagggagggttgacgccctggtcgacgaccgggccgcggggacgctaagtcccggaagcacctcaaggaggGATACATCGACGGCTTCGCTTATTGCAGGTCAGTGTTCGATCCTCGGTGGTCAAAATTTTTCGACATCAATTCTTCACTccgtactcatatcccagctcctatccggtcctcatatcctagcttctatccggtcctcatatcctagcttctatccggtcctcatatcctagcttctATCCGGTCCTCATGCCTCACTCATGTAATATGTTCATCCAAGGGGCTAAGCTAGGATGAGCGGGCCTTGAACATCTGAACTGGTGATCCTGGGCAGGAGCTCGACACGTTCAACTGAACAAGCCTCTATTGAACCACGCTGAACCCTTAGATCATCAGTCTggcagccctcccccccccccttccctacgcCCAAGACCGTACAGGCCGCACAACATCCGGTTTACACTGTTGTATAATACAACATTAATAAATCCAACGTCTCAGACTACAACATGTATAAGTTtggcagttatcttgaggttatcttgagatgatttcggggctttagtgtccccgcggcccggtcctcgaccaggcctccaccctcaggaagcagcccatgacagctgactaacacccaggtacctattttactgctaggtaacaggggcataggatgaaagaaactctgcccattgtttcttgccggcgcctgggatcgaacccaggaccacaggatcacaagtccagcgtgctgtccgctcggccgcccgGCTCCCTGGTAGTGGAGACTCATTCATTATTTTCACAGGAGTGATAAAAACCTGGAAAGGAATTTTATAATCAATAAAGACTTATGCAGAAAAAATAATTGATTCTGGCGCTAACATGATGTGTCACGTTACTTAGGCCTAGgacccggtggctgagcggacagaacactggacacgtgatcctgtggtcccgggcgtcGGAGAGAAACGATGGCCagagtttcaccctgatgcctgtgttatctagcagtaaaataggtacctgggtgttagtcagctgtcacgggctgcttccttgggatggaggcttggtcgaggaccgggccgcggggatactaaaaccccgaaatcatctcaagatagggatgGATGTGACTATGGTCATACTGGATTTAAGAAATATGTGATTTTAAGCATATTAAATTTGCTTGAATATTTATGAAGAAAAACatgttataatttattattaactgaaaattcactgacaaaaatatgtttattaacggactaaattttgtatataatcaAATTTATATAAAATCGTCAGATTAATTTTAACATGAGGTATGTGTTGCTGATCCATTACTGTCAGTTCATATCAGGAATGACAGGTGTCTGCAGCGGTTAACAGTCACAGGATCACCATTGGTGTGAAATGACAGCAGATCACAGCATTTCTCTGATCATCATTCTATTGGTGGGTCGGGGAACAGTGTCACACATCACTCAGCTGCTGGGCCCCCATCATGTCACTCTTTGTCATCTCTACAGTCATGTCACAgtgaaattattatttttttaatgtatgttggggggggggggtgtaaattaTATTCACTAGTGAAATCAACCCCGCAGTCAAACGccttatcttcttcttgaggttatcttgagatgatttcggggctttagtgtccccgcggcccggtcctcgaccaggcctccacccccaggaagcagcccgtgacagctgactaactcccaggtacctatttactgctaggtaacaggggcattcagggtgaaagaaactttgcccatttgtttctgcctcgtgcgggaatcgaacccacgccacagaattacgagtcctgcgcgctatccaccacgcTACGAGGCCACTCTGGCCTCGTAGCCAGAGTGGTATAGCACTAGTGGTATAGTGGTATAGCACTAGTGGTATAATGGTATAGCTATACCCCTTCCGGTATAGCAGTGTTGGTGAAGTCTACGTCAAACGTGCTCAATtgcaaccttaccttgaggttaccttgaggtgcttccggggcttagtgtccccgcggcccggtcctcgaccaggcgccTCTGGTACCACTATCTGCTCTGTTGTGGTGTTCCTGCAGTTTTGTCCATGCCCTCTTCCTTGTGGGTTTTGCATCCTTAAGAAGTTTCtaatggcagttcttatgttggccaatcttgcatatgccgctgatgatatccttttggtgtgtgtactcaccttgttgtgcttgcgggggttgagctctggctctttggtcccatctctcaactatcaatcaactggtgtacaggttcctgagcctattgggctctatcatatctacatttaaaactgtgtatggagtcagcctccaacacatcacagaataatgcattccatctgtttgcATCCTTAACCTCTGAATAAAGCTATATATTCTTGATATATATTCTTAATAACCTCACAATTTCCTTTACGGTATCACAGTCTTCTGTTCGttggggctcgccatagcccgtgctgcttggaactttttgttccagatagcgaatctttaacaacaacttctGTTCGTTGATTCACTCCCTAATCCGGCAATTTTGACTCCAATCTTGACTCATATACCAGTACACAGTGATTGGTCATTCCCAAGAGGGCTTCAGAGTTTTGCTTCCCTTATGCCTGACGCATTCAAAGTGTGTGTGCAGGGTTGCGTGTTAATTATTATGATAAAAACTGTGAAGAGGTTTT
This genomic window from Procambarus clarkii isolate CNS0578487 chromosome 85, FALCON_Pclarkii_2.0, whole genome shotgun sequence contains:
- the LOC138358710 gene encoding antifreeze protein Maxi-like — translated: MCLAMCLAMCLAMCLAMCLAMCLAMCLAMCLAMCLAMCLAMCLAMCLAACLGTRVSCELLSDLKLSQVAVVIVAVVTVAVVTVAAVTVAVVTVAVVTVAVVTVAAVTVAVVTVAVVTVAAVTVAVVTVAVVTVAVVTVAVVNVAAVDVAMVIVAVVTVAVVTVAAVTVAVVTVAAVTVAAVTVAVVTVAVVTVAAVTVTVVNVAVVNVAVVNVAVVTVAVVNVAVVTVAVVNVAVVTVAVVTVAVVNVAVVNVAVVTVAAVTVAVVTVAVVTVAAVNVAVVTVAVVNVAVVTVAVVNVAAVTVAVVIVAVVIVAVVIVAVVTVAVVTVAVVNVAAVDVAMVIVAVVKLQQSRG